A region of Sulfuricella denitrificans skB26 DNA encodes the following proteins:
- a CDS encoding acyltransferase family protein, which produces MGLLRTILAIAVVFAHLPFGGSFVFIGGLHAVQLFYFISGYLIAHVIATNKSYENPLKFYLNRILRIYPIYLAVAFLSLLYAILINQKFLDLYQNIPASADALLIFSNLFIFGQDWVMFSGVNEGHLVATSDFKKSDFLLHTGLLVPQAWTLGVELSFYALAPYVLRDKKMIFVLLILSLSIRWFLFNQGLGNRDPWNYRFFPAELSLFLMGALSNQYLLPFWRKIISLAPFRALPRLATYLVICLVVFYFRIPVNEAIKGPLLFSVFLLFMPLTFLYQSTSKIDQAIGELSYPIYICHLLIIRITNDMSERLNIFDHFGILCACLFMSLMFAYLLNRHIGDRIEQLRTKIRGVRIKTANQPLFDRAG; this is translated from the coding sequence ATGGGGCTATTGAGAACAATTCTAGCGATTGCCGTCGTATTCGCGCACCTACCCTTTGGCGGGAGTTTTGTCTTTATTGGTGGACTACATGCGGTCCAGCTGTTTTACTTCATCTCGGGTTACCTCATCGCTCATGTAATCGCCACAAACAAGTCCTACGAGAATCCACTGAAATTTTATTTGAACAGGATCCTTCGGATTTATCCAATCTACTTGGCTGTTGCTTTCCTCTCGCTTCTCTACGCTATCTTAATCAACCAGAAATTTCTAGACCTCTATCAAAATATCCCGGCTTCGGCAGACGCTTTACTCATATTTTCTAACCTATTTATATTTGGACAGGATTGGGTAATGTTCTCTGGTGTCAATGAAGGACATCTTGTCGCCACTTCCGATTTTAAAAAATCTGATTTTCTATTGCACACGGGTTTGCTAGTTCCGCAGGCATGGACTCTCGGTGTCGAGCTAAGTTTTTATGCGCTTGCTCCTTATGTATTGCGCGACAAGAAAATGATTTTTGTGCTCTTGATTCTATCTCTCTCAATTAGGTGGTTTTTGTTCAACCAAGGACTAGGTAATAGAGATCCTTGGAATTACAGATTTTTTCCTGCGGAACTGTCTCTATTTTTGATGGGAGCTTTATCCAACCAATATCTGCTGCCGTTCTGGAGGAAGATCATTTCATTAGCCCCTTTTAGGGCGCTCCCGAGGTTAGCAACTTATCTAGTTATTTGTTTGGTCGTGTTCTATTTTCGGATTCCGGTAAATGAAGCCATTAAGGGGCCATTATTGTTTTCCGTGTTTTTATTGTTCATGCCGCTGACCTTTCTTTATCAGAGTACATCAAAAATTGACCAAGCTATTGGAGAATTGAGTTACCCAATCTATATTTGCCATTTGCTGATCATAAGGATAACTAACGACATGTCAGAACGGCTTAATATATTCGATCACTTTGGAATTTTATGCGCATGTCTTTTCATGTCCCTCATGTTTGCGTACTTGCTGAACAGGCATATAGGTGATCGGATAGAGCAGTTAAGAACGAAAATCAGGGGTGTCAGGATAAAAACAGCAAACCAACCGCTATTTGACCGCGCTGGATGA
- a CDS encoding FkbM family methyltransferase, giving the protein MIKYYSQHGEDALLDLIFGDQKEGFFVEVGCIDGKRFSNTLLFEERGWKGLCVEAHSGYIGMLKANRPRSIVCHCAAGEADEDAIFYANARGSLSTLDKSSETRWKRDYAHFFSGFEEQLVKKMRLSTLLDAHQITKVDILSLDVEGYEIEAIKGLNLSRHRPRVMVIESDELHHEAQLDALILPHGYTKSIRMSGNLFYVSDVKNDKILKGKRLTVQLTHTRHPLDSGEDQIEIVTIDTAVRRSFLAMFSRLKSKLSSLMCETPPTRVLSQFVDVGFHGDEYLLRLVEYLAGKSKVFVETGANVGSTLAYVARSYPWLRCLSCESDLSAYERASEHTKKYGNVSLFHGMSQQFIEHISKHELGIFTEPCFFWLDAHGYGFEWPLKKELEFITRHFNSAYILIDDFKVPGHDQFGYDQYQDQICSYDFVKDALTLDKAYQLYYPTYKDKTSKHHPLRGWGLLVFGHADLLIPEQLAEKIERAQ; this is encoded by the coding sequence TTGATTAAATACTATAGCCAGCACGGAGAGGACGCACTTCTGGACCTGATATTTGGGGACCAAAAGGAGGGATTCTTTGTCGAGGTGGGTTGTATAGATGGAAAACGTTTCAGCAACACCCTGTTGTTTGAAGAGCGTGGCTGGAAAGGGCTGTGTGTGGAGGCGCACTCAGGGTATATCGGTATGTTAAAAGCAAACCGGCCCCGCAGCATCGTATGTCACTGTGCGGCAGGCGAGGCCGATGAGGATGCGATTTTCTATGCGAACGCACGCGGGAGCCTTTCAACTCTCGACAAATCTAGCGAGACACGCTGGAAACGTGATTACGCCCACTTTTTTTCCGGGTTTGAAGAGCAGTTGGTGAAAAAGATGCGGCTGAGCACCTTGCTGGATGCCCACCAAATTACTAAGGTAGACATACTTTCCCTCGATGTGGAAGGTTATGAGATTGAGGCGATAAAAGGACTGAATCTTTCCCGCCACCGACCAAGAGTGATGGTTATTGAGTCGGACGAACTTCATCATGAAGCGCAATTGGACGCTTTAATATTGCCGCACGGCTACACTAAATCTATCAGGATGTCGGGAAACTTGTTCTATGTTAGTGATGTGAAGAATGACAAAATACTCAAGGGAAAACGACTTACCGTTCAGTTGACACATACCCGTCATCCGCTGGATAGCGGGGAGGATCAGATAGAGATCGTGACCATCGATACAGCAGTGAGAAGAAGTTTTCTGGCAATGTTTTCCAGATTAAAATCCAAACTATCATCTCTGATGTGCGAAACACCCCCCACAAGAGTGTTGTCGCAGTTTGTTGATGTTGGCTTCCATGGGGACGAATATTTGTTGCGCTTAGTCGAGTATTTGGCAGGCAAGAGTAAGGTCTTCGTTGAAACAGGTGCCAACGTGGGGTCGACACTAGCCTATGTTGCCCGGAGCTACCCGTGGTTGCGCTGCCTGTCCTGCGAATCGGATCTCTCGGCCTACGAGCGGGCGAGTGAGCATACAAAGAAGTACGGGAATGTTTCGCTGTTCCATGGAATGTCACAACAATTCATCGAGCACATTTCAAAACATGAACTGGGGATTTTCACGGAACCATGTTTCTTCTGGCTGGATGCACACGGTTATGGCTTTGAATGGCCATTGAAAAAAGAATTGGAATTCATCACACGGCACTTCAATTCCGCATACATCCTGATTGATGACTTCAAGGTTCCCGGACACGATCAATTCGGATATGACCAGTATCAGGATCAGATTTGTTCATATGATTTCGTTAAGGATGCTTTGACCCTGGACAAAGCTTATCAACTTTATTATCCGACCTACAAAGATAAGACTTCCAAACATCATCCGCTACGCGGCTGGGGTCTGCTGGTATTCGGGCATGCTGATTTACTTATTCCAGAGCAGCTTGCTGAGAAAATAGAGAGGGCGCAGTGA
- a CDS encoding ABC transporter ATP-binding protein: protein MPPIISVENLSKKYILRHQKQERYTTLRDVLANGAKRFTNRLIHPFAALENDSTHEEFWALKDVSFDIQQGDRVGVIGRNGAGKSTLLKILSRITEPTSGRASIKGRVASLLEVGTGFHPELTGRENIYLNGAILGMSKAEIKSKFDEIVAFADVEKFLDTPVKRYSSGMYVRLAFSVAAHLEPDILIVDEVLAVGDAQFQKKCLGKMEEVGNDGRTVLFVSHNMASIQKLCGNGILLRDGGLSDVGAIEKVIELYLSDSSLIGKESIGDMPRARHDYGLVAKFTNVSPVNGNGKKVVSFKSGEDIAFDLEIKAFEKVDGLSIVFGLDTYMDYRITTVLSEEAGSLFSADKDSLISINLKLPNLHLKPGVYSVTLGIRRNKLALDHVVRVISFEVNEISTNNKDHDSAKYGDLLTESLWRLL from the coding sequence ATGCCGCCTATTATCTCAGTCGAGAATCTATCGAAAAAATATATCCTCCGCCATCAGAAGCAGGAGCGCTACACCACTTTGCGCGACGTACTGGCGAATGGCGCCAAGCGTTTCACAAATAGACTGATTCATCCTTTTGCGGCTCTTGAAAATGATTCAACGCACGAAGAATTCTGGGCGCTCAAGGACGTCAGCTTTGACATACAACAGGGCGACCGGGTGGGGGTCATCGGACGCAATGGCGCAGGCAAGTCCACCCTGCTGAAAATCCTGAGCCGCATTACGGAGCCGACATCGGGAAGAGCCTCCATCAAGGGGCGCGTGGCTAGCCTGCTGGAAGTTGGTACGGGCTTTCATCCAGAGCTCACCGGACGTGAAAACATCTATCTGAACGGTGCGATCCTCGGTATGAGCAAGGCTGAAATAAAAAGCAAGTTTGATGAAATCGTCGCCTTCGCTGACGTTGAAAAGTTTCTTGATACCCCCGTCAAGAGATATTCCAGTGGCATGTATGTGCGTCTAGCTTTTTCTGTGGCCGCACATTTGGAACCGGATATTTTAATCGTGGATGAGGTGCTTGCGGTAGGCGATGCACAGTTTCAAAAAAAGTGTCTCGGCAAAATGGAGGAGGTCGGAAATGACGGGCGGACAGTATTGTTTGTAAGTCACAACATGGCCTCTATACAAAAACTATGCGGCAATGGAATATTGCTTCGGGATGGGGGTCTAAGCGATGTGGGGGCAATTGAAAAAGTGATTGAGCTCTATCTCAGCGACTCATCTTTAATAGGAAAAGAAAGCATTGGGGACATGCCCCGTGCACGACACGATTACGGCCTCGTCGCCAAGTTTACAAACGTGTCGCCTGTAAATGGCAATGGGAAAAAAGTTGTAAGCTTTAAATCGGGTGAGGACATCGCATTTGATCTGGAAATAAAGGCATTCGAGAAAGTTGACGGGTTGTCTATAGTTTTCGGATTGGATACCTACATGGACTATCGGATTACGACCGTGCTAAGTGAGGAAGCAGGATCGCTATTTTCCGCAGACAAAGATTCTTTAATATCAATAAATCTTAAACTTCCAAACCTTCATCTTAAACCCGGGGTGTATTCAGTCACGCTCGGTATCCGACGCAATAAGTTAGCACTCGACCACGTCGTGAGGGTAATCAGTTTCGAGGTCAATGAGATTTCTACAAACAATAAAGATCATGATTCCGCGAAATATGGGGATTTATTAACTGAGTCTCTATGGCGCCTTTTATAA
- a CDS encoding ABC transporter permease has product MTNPMHTNSQTLVIEAGCTERHYWRDLWRYRELFFFLAWRDILVRYKQTVIGIVWALGRPLITMLVFTLVFSKLAKLPSDGAPYPILVFAALLPWQFFAAAFSGAGDSLISNAGMISKVYFPRLVIPASAVIVSFVDFLVSGVILVGLMIWYGFEPNLRMFTLPLFIFVAFAAAMGAGLWIAALNVKYRDFRIIIPFVVQFGLYISPVGFSSTIVPEEWRLLFSLNPMVGVIDGFRWAILGGSTPLYWPGFLLSLFLIVVMLITGIVYFRKTEKTFADVI; this is encoded by the coding sequence TTGACAAACCCCATGCACACTAACTCCCAAACATTAGTAATCGAAGCCGGTTGCACCGAGCGCCATTATTGGCGAGACCTCTGGCGTTACCGCGAACTGTTCTTCTTTTTGGCGTGGCGAGATATTCTTGTGCGCTACAAGCAAACTGTTATTGGCATTGTGTGGGCATTGGGGCGCCCATTGATTACGATGCTGGTATTTACGCTGGTTTTCAGCAAGCTGGCAAAATTACCTTCTGATGGCGCGCCATATCCGATTCTGGTTTTTGCGGCACTGTTACCTTGGCAGTTTTTTGCTGCGGCCTTTAGCGGCGCCGGGGACAGTCTGATCAGCAATGCCGGGATGATTTCCAAGGTGTACTTCCCGCGTTTGGTTATCCCCGCCAGTGCGGTGATCGTCAGCTTCGTGGATTTTCTTGTTTCGGGAGTCATCCTAGTGGGGTTGATGATCTGGTATGGATTTGAGCCAAACCTGCGCATGTTTACTCTACCCCTTTTTATCTTTGTGGCCTTTGCCGCTGCAATGGGCGCGGGATTGTGGATCGCAGCACTCAACGTCAAATACCGCGATTTTCGAATTATCATTCCATTTGTGGTGCAATTCGGGCTATACATTTCACCGGTAGGGTTCAGTAGCACCATCGTCCCTGAAGAATGGCGGCTTCTCTTTTCCTTGAACCCGATGGTGGGCGTGATCGATGGTTTTCGTTGGGCCATCCTCGGGGGTAGCACCCCACTTTATTGGCCCGGTTTTTTGCTCTCCCTGTTTCTGATTGTGGTAATGCTGATTACCGGGATAGTATATTTCCGTAAAACAGAAAAAACCTTTGCGGACGTAATTTAA
- a CDS encoding ABC transporter ATP-binding protein, translated as MADPLIRVEGLHKQYEIKGGRAVPVLHDVNLSIAPGEFVAIMGPSGSGKSTFMNILGCLDTPTSGHYFLNGRDVAKLNPDELAHLRNSLIGFVFQGFNLLKRVTALDNVALPLLYAGQGQAERRERALETLRQTGLEKFTLSLPNQLSGGQQQRVAIARALINHPPLILADEPTGNLDTHTSQEIMEIFTRLNREQGMTVILVTHEPDIARYAHRMVRFVDGRVEQDGEVS; from the coding sequence ATGGCCGATCCGCTGATCCGCGTCGAAGGCCTGCACAAACAATACGAAATCAAGGGCGGCCGTGCTGTTCCGGTACTGCACGACGTGAATTTGAGTATCGCCCCCGGCGAATTCGTCGCCATCATGGGCCCATCCGGTTCTGGCAAGTCCACCTTCATGAATATCCTCGGCTGCCTCGACACGCCCACCAGCGGGCATTATTTCCTGAATGGCCGGGATGTCGCAAAGTTGAATCCGGATGAACTCGCTCATCTTCGAAACAGCCTGATTGGATTTGTGTTCCAGGGTTTTAACTTGTTAAAGCGCGTCACCGCACTGGACAACGTCGCGCTACCACTGCTTTACGCCGGCCAGGGGCAAGCGGAGCGGCGTGAACGTGCCCTGGAAACGCTGCGCCAGACCGGCCTGGAAAAGTTTACCCTGTCGCTGCCCAATCAGCTTTCCGGCGGCCAACAGCAGCGCGTCGCCATCGCCCGTGCGTTGATCAACCACCCGCCATTGATTCTGGCCGACGAACCGACCGGCAACCTGGATACCCACACCAGCCAGGAGATCATGGAGATATTCACCCGCCTCAACCGCGAACAGGGCATGACCGTCATCCTGGTAACCCACGAGCCGGATATCGCCCGCTATGCTCACCGGATGGTGCGCTTCGTGGATGGGCGGGTGGAACAGGATGGTGAGGTGTCATGA